A stretch of Synechococcus sp. WH 8020 DNA encodes these proteins:
- a CDS encoding SulP family inorganic anion transporter, which yields MLLNYISTRNIRGDAFGGLTAAVVALPMALAFGVASGAGAAAGLWGAVIIGLVAALFGGTSTLISEPTGPMTVVFTAVILNFTSQIPDRGTALALAFMVVMLAGLFQILFGLCRLGRYITMMPYTVISGFMSGIGVILVILQLAPFLGQTSPSGGVIGTLSSLPQLISGAQPLEFLLALITLLILWFTPENWKRFCPPQLLALIVGTALSLTVFADVGLSRIPEFSADFPSFQPPTLSGITPDLLRLMVVNGAVLGMLGCIDALLTSVVADSLTRTEHNSNKELIGQGLGNLVSGLFGGLPGAGATMGTVVNIQAGGRSALSGIVRALILMLVILLAAPLASLIPLAVLAGIALKVGFDIIDWSFLMRAHHLSMKAACITYGVIGLTVLVDLIWAVFIGVFVANVLTIERMTALQSKGVKTISTTDDDVTLPLEEQALLDRASGRLLLFQLTGPMIFGVAKTINREHNAIEACEAVLFDLSEVSHLGVTASLALENAIKEAIEVGRSVYLVVLPGATRRRLEKLKLLDLLPENHVSANRHEVLLNAVNQLPSLQKLSS from the coding sequence GTGCTCCTGAATTACATCAGCACCCGCAATATCCGGGGGGATGCTTTTGGCGGACTAACGGCAGCTGTGGTTGCACTTCCGATGGCATTGGCTTTTGGAGTGGCCTCTGGTGCTGGTGCAGCAGCAGGTCTCTGGGGTGCTGTGATTATCGGTTTGGTGGCTGCTCTTTTCGGCGGTACGTCCACCTTGATTTCCGAACCCACTGGTCCCATGACGGTGGTGTTCACCGCGGTGATTCTTAATTTCACCAGTCAAATCCCCGACCGAGGAACAGCCCTCGCTCTGGCTTTCATGGTGGTGATGCTGGCAGGTCTTTTCCAGATCCTGTTCGGACTTTGTCGACTAGGTCGATACATCACGATGATGCCTTACACCGTGATTTCAGGCTTTATGTCTGGAATCGGTGTGATTCTGGTGATCCTTCAGTTGGCCCCGTTTCTAGGGCAGACCAGTCCAAGCGGTGGTGTGATCGGCACCTTGTCCAGTCTTCCTCAATTGATTTCAGGTGCACAACCCCTTGAGTTTTTACTCGCACTGATCACTCTCCTGATCCTCTGGTTTACCCCTGAAAATTGGAAGCGTTTTTGTCCTCCTCAGCTTCTCGCCTTAATTGTTGGAACAGCTCTATCACTCACAGTATTTGCGGATGTGGGGTTAAGTCGAATTCCAGAGTTTTCAGCTGATTTTCCCAGTTTCCAACCACCTACGTTATCTGGTATCACTCCAGATTTGCTGCGGTTGATGGTGGTGAATGGAGCAGTATTGGGGATGCTCGGCTGTATTGACGCTCTGCTGACATCTGTAGTGGCAGATAGCCTGACGCGTACAGAACATAACTCTAATAAAGAATTAATTGGACAGGGTCTCGGGAATTTGGTGTCTGGTTTGTTTGGTGGTTTGCCTGGGGCCGGAGCCACGATGGGAACGGTTGTCAATATTCAGGCTGGAGGGCGTTCGGCCTTGTCCGGAATTGTACGAGCACTGATTTTGATGCTTGTCATTTTGCTGGCAGCACCTCTGGCGTCGCTCATTCCCCTCGCAGTGCTTGCGGGCATTGCTCTCAAGGTTGGATTTGACATTATCGACTGGAGTTTTTTAATGCGTGCGCATCATTTATCGATGAAGGCGGCATGCATCACTTATGGGGTGATTGGTCTCACTGTTCTTGTGGATTTGATTTGGGCCGTCTTTATCGGAGTGTTTGTGGCCAATGTTTTAACGATTGAACGCATGACGGCCCTTCAGTCCAAGGGGGTGAAGACGATTAGTACGACCGATGATGATGTGACTCTTCCGCTCGAAGAACAAGCATTGCTCGATCGAGCTTCGGGACGATTGTTGCTCTTTCAGCTCACAGGTCCAATGATTTTTGGTGTCGCCAAAACCATCAATCGTGAGCACAATGCGATTGAGGCCTGTGAAGCTGTGTTATTTGATCTCAGCGAAGTTTCGCATCTTGGCGTGACCGCCTCACTAGCGCTTGAGAATGCGATCAAGGAGGCTATCGAGGTGGGTCGTTCGGTGTATTTGGTGGTCTTGCCTGGCGCAACTCGAAGGCGTTTAGAGAAACTGAAGTTGCTCGATCTTCTCCCAGAAAATCACGTCAGCGCAAATCGCCACGAGGTCTTGCTGAATGCGGTGAATCAATTGCCTTCACTCCAGAAGCTCTCTTCTTAG
- a CDS encoding calcium/sodium antiporter: protein MPDFLISTLELLVGIGLLFGGGELFVQGAVILAVILGVPQLVIGLTVVSLGTSAPEFFVSISSVVQGADALAVSNVVGSNIFNVLVVLGCSALVLPLKVESRLVRRDVPLLLAVSAAAWGMASAGRVTWQSGVALLLALVINTVWEIRTAREEPEEMEPAEPEIDVKTAQQGWIKALVQLVVGIVVLGCGAHLLVKGASSVALSLGVSEAVIGLTIVSAGTSMPELITSLVAALRGRTDLAIGNVVGSCLLNLLLVLAGGAIAAGARGLNVTPDLIHDDMPVMILTSLACLPIFWTKGRITRLEGGLLVGLYVLYITDNVLPRTGLSSWSDEFRLVMLCVVLPAVVVLIVVQAARYWRQLKRKELSS, encoded by the coding sequence ATGCCTGACTTTCTGATCTCTACCCTCGAGCTCTTGGTGGGAATCGGACTCCTGTTCGGAGGAGGAGAGTTATTCGTTCAGGGTGCGGTGATTCTTGCCGTCATCCTCGGCGTCCCTCAGCTGGTCATTGGCCTGACAGTTGTTTCGCTTGGAACGAGCGCTCCAGAGTTTTTTGTCAGTATCAGTTCTGTGGTTCAAGGGGCTGATGCACTCGCCGTCAGCAACGTGGTGGGAAGCAACATTTTTAACGTGTTGGTCGTGCTCGGCTGCAGCGCCCTCGTTCTTCCTCTGAAAGTGGAAAGCCGCCTGGTGAGAAGGGATGTCCCCCTCCTCTTAGCCGTCTCGGCGGCGGCTTGGGGGATGGCTTCGGCCGGACGTGTGACCTGGCAATCGGGCGTCGCTCTCTTGCTGGCTCTTGTCATCAACACTGTTTGGGAAATCCGAACCGCACGGGAGGAACCAGAGGAAATGGAGCCTGCCGAACCAGAGATTGACGTGAAAACCGCCCAACAGGGCTGGATCAAAGCCTTGGTTCAACTCGTGGTGGGCATTGTTGTCCTTGGCTGCGGCGCTCACCTGCTGGTGAAAGGAGCCAGCTCCGTTGCCTTAAGCCTGGGCGTGAGTGAAGCCGTGATCGGACTCACCATTGTTTCTGCTGGCACCTCCATGCCGGAATTGATCACCTCTCTGGTCGCTGCATTGCGAGGGAGAACCGATCTCGCCATCGGCAACGTCGTTGGCAGCTGTCTCCTGAATCTTCTCCTTGTTCTTGCTGGAGGTGCCATCGCGGCAGGAGCAAGAGGTCTGAATGTCACTCCGGATTTAATCCATGACGACATGCCTGTGATGATTCTGACCAGCTTGGCTTGCCTACCAATCTTCTGGACAAAAGGACGAATTACCAGACTTGAAGGTGGATTACTAGTCGGCTTATACGTTCTTTACATCACAGACAATGTTCTCCCCCGCACCGGGCTTTCCTCTTGGTCAGATGAATTTCGGCTCGTCATGCTTTGCGTTGTGCTGCCAGCCGTTGTCGTTCTGATCGTCGTTCAGGCAGCTCGCTATTGGAGACAGCTCAAACGCAAAGAGCTCTCAAGCTAA
- a CDS encoding DUF2231 domain-containing protein — MPMIGLLPPLNDKNLPWLDVIHPIVVHFVIAMALITVVFDLIGVLTRRQNLFEVSFWNLLVATVAIFVAIIFGQIEAGLATPYGASRDILNYHSTIGWSLAAILSLLTGWRYVARQKDPTVLPRGFLIIDSVLAILVFCQVYLGDKLVWVYGLHTVPVVEAVRSGALL; from the coding sequence ATGCCGATGATTGGGCTGCTCCCCCCGCTCAACGACAAGAATCTCCCCTGGCTAGATGTCATTCATCCCATCGTGGTGCATTTCGTGATTGCGATGGCTCTGATCACGGTGGTGTTTGACCTGATTGGAGTGCTCACACGGCGCCAGAACCTCTTTGAGGTGAGCTTCTGGAACTTGCTGGTGGCGACAGTGGCCATTTTCGTGGCCATCATCTTTGGACAGATTGAAGCCGGTTTAGCCACTCCTTATGGAGCTTCAAGAGACATTTTGAATTACCACAGCACGATTGGTTGGTCCCTCGCTGCGATTCTCAGCCTGCTAACAGGCTGGCGATACGTCGCAAGGCAAAAAGATCCCACAGTGCTGCCCAGAGGATTTCTGATAATTGATTCAGTTTTAGCCATTTTGGTGTTCTGCCAGGTTTACCTAGGCGACAAACTCGTTTGGGTTTATGGACTCCACACGGTCCCGGTTGTCGAAGCAGTCCGTAGTGGAGCCCTGTTATGA
- a CDS encoding DUF2231 domain-containing protein produces MNCISTILSPVNEIADKLGANDLPYSIPIHPNLVHFTIGLFAIGIAFDFAGAFYPLEKRVFRFLALPATRSGFHDVGWYNILACSVITFFTVAAGFYEMLLAVPLQGIRSIIGQNAIDTMLWHAIGGVALLLIIVVMAIWRGFQRFSWRKDYGRQVSWLYLGCGAVVLLVMGVHGSLGAWLASEFGVHITADQLLAAGADLNEVLP; encoded by the coding sequence ATGAATTGCATCAGCACCATTCTCTCGCCGGTGAATGAAATCGCCGACAAACTTGGGGCTAATGATCTCCCCTACTCGATCCCGATCCATCCCAATTTGGTGCATTTCACCATTGGGCTGTTTGCTATCGGAATCGCGTTTGATTTTGCAGGAGCCTTTTACCCTTTGGAGAAACGAGTCTTTCGTTTCCTGGCACTACCGGCAACACGAAGCGGGTTTCACGATGTTGGTTGGTACAACATTCTCGCTTGCAGCGTGATCACCTTTTTCACCGTTGCAGCTGGCTTTTACGAAATGCTCCTTGCCGTTCCACTACAAGGAATTCGCAGCATCATTGGCCAGAATGCAATCGACACCATGCTGTGGCATGCGATCGGAGGGGTCGCCCTGCTACTCATCATTGTGGTGATGGCTATCTGGAGAGGATTTCAGAGATTTTCGTGGCGCAAAGATTACGGTCGTCAGGTGAGCTGGCTCTATCTCGGCTGCGGAGCCGTAGTGCTTCTGGTCATGGGCGTGCATGGAAGCCTTGGGGCATGGCTTGCCAGTGAATTTGGCGTTCATATCACAGCGGATCAACTCCTCGCCGCCGGTGCCGATCTCAATGAGGTGCTGCCATGA
- a CDS encoding cytochrome c oxidase subunit II: MTTTTPKKGPNISAIVIITVAIAINLILSKLMANWSLSWFPPQASSAAPYVDNLFALETGVGTFIFLGCTGVMGWVLLFNRAGKYDESDGAPIEGNTKLEITWTIIPLVTVFLIATYSMNVNMKLQTLGPKHKYAVGTDPTVLIQTDPMAEVGPIDIIARQWSWEFVYPDGVRSSELHLPIDQRVNFRMISEDVLHSFYVPAFRLKQDIIPGSIISYSLTPTKEGRFRLRDAMFSGAYFSQNQTDVIVETEQDFAAWLKTTAQQPLQKGLDPSRALYDRRIARGDKGWATVPPAPAPMVNDPGDPSVPHDA; encoded by the coding sequence ATGACGACCACAACGCCCAAGAAGGGACCCAACATCAGCGCGATTGTCATCATCACAGTCGCTATCGCGATCAATCTGATCCTTTCCAAACTGATGGCGAACTGGTCTCTCAGTTGGTTCCCACCACAAGCCTCCAGTGCCGCTCCTTACGTCGACAATTTGTTCGCATTAGAGACGGGGGTCGGCACGTTCATTTTTTTAGGTTGTACAGGTGTGATGGGTTGGGTGCTGTTATTCAACCGGGCTGGAAAATATGACGAAAGTGATGGGGCGCCGATTGAGGGCAACACCAAATTGGAAATCACTTGGACGATCATTCCCCTGGTGACGGTATTCCTAATCGCCACCTATTCGATGAACGTCAATATGAAGCTTCAAACCCTCGGACCCAAGCATAAATACGCCGTCGGCACGGACCCAACCGTGCTGATACAGACCGATCCCATGGCCGAGGTGGGACCCATCGATATCATTGCCCGCCAGTGGAGTTGGGAGTTTGTCTATCCAGACGGAGTTCGCAGCTCTGAGCTACATCTCCCGATTGATCAGCGAGTGAATTTCCGCATGATCTCAGAAGACGTTCTCCACAGTTTCTATGTACCGGCCTTCCGGCTCAAACAAGACATCATCCCAGGCAGCATCATTTCTTACAGCCTTACTCCCACGAAGGAAGGGAGATTCCGACTCCGAGACGCCATGTTCAGCGGCGCCTATTTCTCACAGAACCAGACCGACGTGATTGTCGAAACCGAGCAGGACTTCGCCGCATGGTTAAAGACCACGGCACAACAACCGCTTCAAAAGGGTCTTGATCCAAGTCGCGCCCTCTATGACCGTCGCATCGCGCGCGGTGACAAAGGCTGGGCGACCGTACCTCCAGCTCCTGCACCGATGGTGAACGACCCCGGTGATCCCTCCGTTCCTCACGACGCCTGA
- a CDS encoding cytochrome c oxidase subunit I, translated as MTSNTYDLRILKAPHPVPGAPDNWKRFFSFNTDAKVIGIQYIATALFFLLVGGLLAMIVRGELITPPADLVDPTVYNGLYTMHGTVMLFLFLFPILNGFNNLLIPTMIGAPDMAFPKLNAAAFWLVPVFSIVLMGSFFAPGGPASSGWWSYPPMSLQNPLGHFINGEFLWILAVALSGISSIMGAINFVTTIIRMRAPGMGFFRMPIFVWTAWAAQTIQLIGLPALTGGAVMLLFDLSFGTSFFRPEGGGDPVLFQHFFWFYSHPAVYVLVLPVFGIFSELFPVYSRKPLFGYRFVAIASFGITFLSLIVWAHHMFYTGTPNWMRHIFMFTTMLIAIPTGVKVFAWIGTLWAGNLRLSTPMLFCIGGLINFIFAGITGVMLATVPIDIHVGNTYFVVAHFHYVIFNTIVFGVFAGIYHWFPKFTGRMYYEGLGKVHFVLTFIGATLNWLPLHWAGLLGMPRRVASYDPEFAIWNVIASIGAFMLGVASIPFILNMVSSWARGPKAPPNPWRAIGLEWLLPSPPPAENFEDDIPTVINGPYGYGLGKPLVEDEDFYIRRSMEA; from the coding sequence ATGACAAGCAACACCTACGACCTCCGCATTCTCAAGGCACCTCATCCAGTTCCCGGAGCACCTGACAACTGGAAGCGCTTCTTCAGTTTCAACACCGACGCCAAAGTAATTGGCATTCAATACATCGCTACGGCGCTGTTCTTCCTCTTGGTAGGAGGACTTTTGGCCATGATCGTACGGGGTGAATTAATCACTCCTCCCGCCGATCTTGTGGATCCCACGGTCTACAACGGGCTCTACACCATGCATGGAACAGTGATGCTGTTCCTGTTTTTGTTCCCAATTCTCAACGGCTTCAACAACCTGTTGATTCCAACGATGATCGGGGCACCTGACATGGCATTTCCAAAGCTGAATGCAGCTGCTTTCTGGCTGGTGCCGGTGTTCTCCATCGTCTTGATGGGAAGCTTTTTCGCCCCCGGTGGGCCAGCCTCATCGGGATGGTGGTCCTATCCACCCATGAGTCTGCAAAATCCACTCGGCCATTTCATTAATGGCGAGTTTCTCTGGATTCTTGCAGTAGCACTCTCTGGCATCTCTTCGATCATGGGTGCCATCAACTTCGTAACAACAATCATCCGGATGCGGGCCCCTGGAATGGGTTTCTTCAGAATGCCGATTTTTGTTTGGACCGCATGGGCCGCCCAAACCATCCAGTTGATAGGACTGCCTGCTCTTACTGGTGGTGCGGTGATGCTGCTGTTTGACCTCAGCTTCGGCACAAGCTTTTTCAGGCCAGAGGGTGGCGGCGATCCTGTGTTATTTCAGCACTTTTTCTGGTTCTATTCCCACCCTGCCGTTTATGTGCTGGTGCTGCCTGTCTTTGGCATTTTCTCTGAGCTCTTTCCTGTTTATTCGCGCAAACCTCTCTTTGGCTATCGCTTTGTAGCAATCGCCTCCTTCGGAATTACTTTTCTCAGCCTGATCGTGTGGGCTCACCACATGTTTTACACCGGCACACCGAACTGGATGCGTCACATCTTCATGTTCACCACGATGCTCATTGCCATCCCAACTGGAGTGAAGGTATTTGCCTGGATAGGAACACTCTGGGCAGGCAATTTGAGGTTGAGCACACCAATGCTTTTCTGCATCGGAGGTTTGATCAACTTCATTTTTGCCGGCATTACTGGTGTGATGCTGGCCACAGTGCCAATCGATATCCATGTCGGTAACACCTACTTCGTGGTAGCCCACTTCCACTATGTAATCTTCAACACCATTGTTTTTGGGGTTTTCGCTGGCATTTACCACTGGTTCCCAAAATTCACGGGGAGGATGTATTACGAAGGCCTTGGGAAAGTCCATTTCGTACTCACCTTCATTGGTGCCACGCTCAACTGGCTACCACTCCACTGGGCTGGATTGCTAGGGATGCCCCGACGCGTTGCCTCCTACGACCCAGAATTCGCCATTTGGAACGTGATTGCGAGCATCGGAGCTTTCATGCTTGGCGTTGCCTCAATTCCCTTCATCCTGAACATGGTGAGTTCCTGGGCTCGCGGACCCAAAGCTCCACCCAACCCCTGGAGAGCGATTGGCCTGGAGTGGCTCTTGCCATCCCCACCTCCTGCCGAAAACTTCGAAGACGATATTCCTACTGTCATTAATGGTCCCTATGGCTACGGCTTAGGCAAACCTTTAGTTGAAGACGAGGACTTCTACATCCGTCGCTCCATGGAGGCCTGA